The following coding sequences lie in one Elusimicrobiota bacterium genomic window:
- a CDS encoding ABC transporter permease subunit, whose protein sequence is MNFNRIFAVIKKDFIDMLRSKHAMVPMIVVPLIFVAVMPAAMLLSTTNMPDSAFNAKDTEMFVQKFETSSSIFPPGFDQRQKMAYAMIIYFLAPMFLIVPVMVSSIIAANSFAGEKEQKTIEGLLYTPVTDIEILVSKILVSYIPAIAVSWLAFIVYAGVVNITGYPLFHTIIFPTLTWLLMQIFLIPVISFTALAVVVALSQRAATVWEAQQVSAFTVVPIIGLVLSQTAGVLVFDNTVVLVLTAVLLVIDAVMLYWMVKTFNREDIVSKYVS, encoded by the coding sequence ATGAACTTCAACAGAATATTTGCGGTAATAAAAAAGGATTTTATTGATATGCTGCGCAGTAAACACGCAATGGTACCGATGATTGTTGTCCCATTGATTTTTGTTGCGGTGATGCCCGCAGCGATGTTATTATCTACAACCAATATGCCGGACAGCGCGTTCAATGCGAAAGATACAGAAATGTTTGTCCAGAAATTTGAAACCAGCAGTTCAATATTTCCACCCGGGTTTGACCAGCGGCAAAAAATGGCGTACGCAATGATCATATACTTTCTTGCACCGATGTTTTTGATAGTTCCTGTGATGGTATCGAGTATAATCGCAGCTAATAGTTTCGCTGGAGAAAAGGAACAAAAGACGATTGAAGGGTTATTATATACGCCGGTAACGGATATTGAGATTCTTGTATCAAAAATTTTAGTATCCTATATCCCGGCAATTGCGGTATCCTGGCTGGCATTCATAGTTTATGCGGGTGTGGTAAACATTACAGGGTATCCACTTTTCCATACAATAATATTTCCGACGCTTACATGGCTACTTATGCAAATATTTCTGATCCCGGTGATAAGTTTTACAGCATTGGCGGTAGTTGTAGCTTTATCACAACGCGCAGCAACAGTGTGGGAAGCGCAACAGGTATCGGCGTTTACTGTTGTACCGATTATTGGATTGGTATTATCACAAACTGCCGGGGTTTTGGTTTTTGATAACACTGTGGTATTAGTACTCACCGCGGTATTGCTGGTGATAGACGCTGTGATGCTGTATTGGATGGTAAAAACGTTCAACCGTGAAGATATTGTCAGCAAGTATGTAAGCTGA
- a CDS encoding SBBP repeat-containing protein produces the protein MYIKKSLYLLTLVLLLQSHFFTGTAHTSDGVFYGKITSTDSLVLSGAVVEVVDYDSKMFITTVTANTTGYYSVTLPTGTYELRVSSTNYEMKNTAGLISVSQSSTTQNFTLSLFSSNDLTVQWTTMFGGSADEIVTKPCIDGNNNVYITGITYGQIHATATLKGTNDYYYAKFSSFGVLSWIKQDGTLNEDIANDIVVDSSGNIYITGNNYIGVNDADGFIQKFDTNGTPVWTQMLNQAAMDNMNAIAIDSASNVYTASYNFGSYGGTTNQGVEDVVITKYTPGGSQTWIKQLGGTNRDVGGAIAVDYNNNVYVAGHTRSITFDGNTNKGNYDFLVIKYDSAGTKLWSKLFGTTANDYYGSVVTNQYGDLYVVYNIETYTDIFDIVLLKLCPTTGNTIWSHTIGTVYNDFSGDIVTTKTGDIYLSGNTTGGLFGNTNIGSNDLFLLKYDANGNYQWCKQFGTGVDDNYPHLYSDTDGNLYFSGNTNGNINNVVKPGGMKDGFIVKYANTLRTLITAVTVPISTNTATLAGRVVGKVVYRSSWMGDEDYPVSDTLVEFIYGTTVLYSTKTSVGGDYDIRLATGTYNIRFTADGFAMVTSTNIVVFSSATTIANVKLTLTGGILNCAISRGSNYPASTNTSSNFTYTLEIIKNDIIYESYTSTTGANTSLPISTGTYTLRANSYGFLASSTNIGISASINNVTLTLNPIKISSTTATYIVYPDYSSVYIPYTSGMDTQNISLYFDSVTDWNTLDNGITFGMKSADIMYRLVTHPSFSQFYDDITIKLAYTDDKILGLNENKLRIFWRQDLSNGTWQIIENSYVDLVNKKVVCNTKKTGYFCLYDISFVKDDTTKQITELRRFPSPFDPEREVMNISYVLATDARTRVLIVDLFGRQMYCVTFPSGSNGGMRGTNILKWDGRGTIGNYSNVLMDTGIYILCIESAEKVETRSIGIK, from the coding sequence ATGTATATTAAGAAAAGCCTTTATTTACTGACCCTTGTACTGTTGTTACAATCTCATTTTTTCACCGGTACGGCTCACACATCAGACGGCGTTTTTTACGGTAAAATAACAAGTACCGACAGTTTAGTACTTTCCGGTGCAGTAGTTGAAGTGGTGGATTACGATTCAAAAATGTTCATTACCACTGTTACTGCAAACACTACAGGCTATTATTCCGTTACTCTCCCCACCGGAACTTACGAACTCCGCGTATCATCCACGAATTATGAAATGAAAAACACTGCTGGCTTAATATCCGTATCCCAGTCCAGTACTACCCAAAACTTTACGTTATCGCTGTTTTCGTCAAACGATTTAACAGTGCAATGGACCACAATGTTTGGCGGCAGTGCTGATGAAATAGTAACAAAACCGTGTATTGATGGTAACAATAATGTATACATCACGGGAATAACATACGGACAGATACACGCAACCGCTACGCTGAAAGGAACTAATGATTATTATTACGCAAAGTTCAGTTCCTTTGGAGTATTATCATGGATAAAACAGGATGGTACACTAAATGAGGATATAGCAAACGATATAGTAGTAGATTCATCAGGGAATATTTATATTACAGGCAACAACTATATAGGTGTTAACGATGCTGACGGATTTATACAAAAGTTTGACACCAACGGCACTCCTGTATGGACACAGATGTTGAACCAAGCTGCTATGGATAACATGAACGCTATTGCGATTGACTCTGCCAGCAACGTATATACCGCGTCATACAATTTCGGGTCATATGGCGGAACAACAAATCAGGGAGTAGAGGATGTTGTTATCACAAAATATACACCAGGCGGCTCTCAAACATGGATTAAACAACTCGGAGGTACTAATAGAGATGTTGGTGGTGCTATAGCAGTAGATTATAATAATAATGTTTATGTTGCCGGACATACACGCAGCATTACTTTTGATGGCAATACGAACAAAGGCAATTACGACTTTTTGGTAATAAAATATGACTCCGCAGGAACAAAGTTATGGTCAAAACTATTCGGTACAACTGCAAACGACTACTACGGCAGTGTTGTAACTAATCAGTACGGCGATTTGTATGTGGTATATAATATTGAAACTTATACTGACATATTTGATATTGTATTATTAAAACTTTGTCCAACTACCGGCAACACTATATGGTCACATACGATTGGAACTGTTTACAACGATTTTTCCGGAGACATTGTAACAACAAAAACCGGCGATATTTATCTTTCCGGAAACACCACCGGTGGACTATTCGGGAATACAAACATTGGTAGCAACGACTTGTTCCTGCTTAAATACGACGCAAATGGTAATTACCAGTGGTGCAAACAGTTCGGTACCGGTGTTGACGACAATTACCCTCATTTGTATTCCGATACCGACGGCAACTTGTATTTTAGTGGAAATACAAACGGAAACATAAACAATGTTGTCAAACCAGGCGGTATGAAGGACGGTTTTATCGTTAAGTACGCAAACACTTTACGCACATTAATTACAGCCGTAACAGTTCCTATATCGACAAATACAGCAACTTTAGCAGGCCGTGTTGTGGGAAAAGTAGTATACAGATCATCCTGGATGGGTGATGAAGACTATCCTGTCAGTGATACACTGGTTGAGTTTATTTATGGAACAACAGTTTTGTATTCAACAAAAACGTCAGTAGGCGGCGATTATGATATACGGTTAGCGACAGGAACGTATAATATACGCTTTACCGCGGATGGGTTTGCTATGGTTACTTCCACAAATATTGTTGTGTTCTCCAGCGCAACTACCATAGCAAATGTAAAACTTACACTCACAGGCGGAATTCTAAATTGCGCTATCAGCAGAGGCTCAAATTATCCGGCAAGTACTAACACAAGCTCAAATTTTACTTATACTTTGGAAATTATCAAAAATGATATTATCTATGAATCATATACTTCCACCACGGGAGCTAATACAAGTTTACCAATCTCTACCGGAACATATACCTTGCGTGCAAATAGTTACGGATTTCTCGCGTCGTCAACTAATATAGGGATATCGGCATCTATAAACAACGTAACACTAACATTGAACCCTATAAAAATTTCAAGTACGACTGCAACATACATTGTATATCCGGATTATTCAAGCGTGTATATCCCTTACACTTCCGGGATGGATACACAAAACATATCATTATATTTTGATTCCGTAACTGACTGGAATACCTTGGACAACGGTATTACTTTTGGAATGAAATCTGCGGATATTATGTATCGGTTAGTAACCCACCCCTCTTTTTCACAGTTTTATGACGATATAACAATCAAACTTGCGTATACTGACGACAAAATTCTTGGGCTTAACGAAAACAAATTACGTATTTTTTGGAGGCAAGACCTCTCAAATGGCACATGGCAAATTATTGAAAATAGTTATGTAGACCTTGTTAATAAAAAAGTAGTATGTAACACAAAAAAAACAGGGTATTTCTGTTTATACGACATAAGTTTTGTTAAAGACGACACTACGAAACAAATTACTGAATTACGCCGATTCCCCAGCCCATTCGATCCGGAACGCGAAGTTATGAATATTTCGTACGTATTGGCAACTGATGCGAGAACAAGAGTACTTATAGTCGACCTCTTTGGCCGGCAAATGTATTGCGTAACATTCCCTTCCGGCAGTAACGGCGGTATGCGCGGGACAAATATATTAAAATGGGACGGCCGCGGGACAATAGGAAACTATTCTAACGTATTAATGGATACCGGAATTTATATTTTATGTATAGAGTCCGCAGAAAAAGTGGAAACACGGAGTATTGGTATAAAATGA